In a single window of the Cryptomeria japonica unplaced genomic scaffold, Sugi_1.0 HiC_scaffold_38, whole genome shotgun sequence genome:
- the LOC131862173 gene encoding uncharacterized protein LOC131862173: protein MDENRRGAKIGFSGCPYGEIRKQGLQHYERGAHVTSFGLIKQTSLRRYGHGIWLLRPHRCPIHEADSKDNSKDEDVNVDEEKQTEIPNENMDEEDEIKEENNKSENEADSQDNSKDEDVNVDEEKQTEIPNENMDEEEEIKEENNKSESEH from the exons ATGGATGAGAACAGGAGAGGAGCGAAAATTGGTTTCAGTGGCTGTCCATACGGTGAGATTCGGAAGCAGGGTCTTCAGCATTACGAAAGAGGCGCACATGTGACCAGTTTTGGTCTGATAAAACAGACTTCTTTGAGACGGTACGGCCATGGAATATGGTTGCTGAGGCCGCACAGGTGCCCAATCC atGAGGCTGACTCCAAGGATAATTCTAAGGATGAGGATGTTAATGTGGATGAGGAAAAACAGACTGAAATCCCTAATGAGAACATGGACGAAGAAGACgaaattaaagaagaaaacaacaaatcgGAAA atGAGGCTGACTCTCAGGATAATTCTAAGGATGAGGATGTTAATGTGGATGAGGAAAAACAGACTGAAATCCCTAATGAGAACATGGACGAAGAAgaggaaattaaagaagaaaacaacaaatcgGAAAGTGAACATTAG